The Klebsiella sp. RHBSTW-00484 genome includes a window with the following:
- a CDS encoding fimbria/pilus periplasmic chaperone, which yields MIKKTLQIISLLLTMTGMINLAHAGGIALGSTRVIYPQGSKQVSLPVINSSDSNVFLIQSWVANADGSRTSDFIITPPLFVIQPKKENTLRIMYVGPSLPTDRESVFYLNSKAIPSVDKTTLAKNSLQIATQSVIKLFIRPKDLPGPSSNAPAMLRCHSQNGRLTVANPSPYYVSLVEIHAGNQKLPNTMVAPKSELTLKSTESRATFQTVNDFGATTPVQTCQSH from the coding sequence ATGATTAAAAAAACTCTTCAAATTATATCGCTGCTGCTGACCATGACAGGAATGATAAATCTGGCGCACGCAGGCGGTATCGCTCTGGGATCAACCCGGGTTATTTATCCGCAGGGGAGTAAACAAGTCTCTCTTCCGGTGATTAACTCCTCTGATAGCAACGTCTTTTTAATTCAGTCCTGGGTCGCAAATGCCGATGGCAGCCGGACATCTGATTTTATTATCACGCCGCCGCTCTTCGTGATTCAGCCGAAAAAAGAGAACACGCTGCGGATTATGTATGTCGGTCCCTCTTTGCCAACCGATCGAGAAAGCGTTTTCTATTTGAATAGCAAGGCCATTCCTTCAGTCGATAAAACAACGCTGGCGAAAAATTCGTTGCAAATCGCAACCCAAAGCGTAATTAAACTTTTCATTCGTCCTAAGGATTTACCTGGTCCTTCTTCGAATGCGCCCGCTATGCTGCGCTGCCATAGTCAAAATGGTCGATTAACCGTCGCCAATCCGTCGCCTTACTACGTTTCTTTGGTAGAAATACACGCTGGAAACCAAAAACTGCCTAATACGATGGTTGCACCGAAAAGTGAACTGACGTTAAAAAGCACTGAAAGCCGGGCGACTTTCCAAACCGTAAATGACTTTGGCGCAACCACGCCAGTGCAAACTTGCCAGAGCCACTAA